The Thermotoga sp. Ku-13t DNA segment CTGAAAGGAGTGCAGATGGACCTGGTTGAGAAGATCGCCGGAGGGGTCGCACGTGTGCGGAATAGTAGGGCTGGTGGGTGAGGTCACTGTTTCAGATCTTGTGGAAGCTCTTGAGAGGCTCGAATACAGGGGCTACGATTCGGCTGGCGTTGCCTTTCTTCGAAACTCAGACCTTCACATAGAGAAGAACAAGGGCAAGGTGGAGGTTCTCAAGGGAAAACTCTCGCAGCTTCTTGGTGAGAGGATCCCGATCGGTATCGCACACACGCGCTGGGCGACGCACGGAGAACCGAACGATATCAACGCGCACCCTCACACGGACTGCCATTCTAGACTCTGCGTTGTGCACAACGGAATCATAGAGAACTTCAAAGAGCTTCGAAGGAGGCTCGAAGAAGTTGGCCACAGATTCGTCTCTGATACCGACACGGAAGTGATTCCGCATTTGATCGAAGAATACTACACGTCGGACCTGGTTGAGGCAGTCCGAAAGGCGGTGAAACTGCTCGAAGGAAGCTTCGCCATAGCAGTGATGCACGTGGACCATCCAGACCTCATAGTGGGCGCGCGGAAAGGTTCTCCACTGATCCTGACGGTCGGGGAAAAGGTTGCAGGTGTCGCTTCGGACGTGACACCCCTGTTGAAGTACTCCAGAGACATGGTGTTCTTAGAGGATGGAGACATCTTCTGGGTGAGCAACCGCGGATTTGAGATCTTCGACGTGATGGGGCGGAAAAAGGATCGAAAAAAGTTGAGGGTGGAGTGGTCCTACGAAACGGCACAGAAGTCTGGTTACAAGCATTACATGCTCAAAGAGATCTTCGAGGAACCTTCCGCAGTTGCGGCGACCCTCTCTGGAAGGATCAAGAACAGCAGGGTGAACCTGCCAGAGATAGAAGAACTACACGAAACGCTAAAGAATTCGAACGTTTTGAAAGTGGTGGCGTGTGGTACCAGCAGTTATGCGTCGCTCTCATTCAAATATTTTCTTGAGAATCTGTGCGATATCAGCGTGGATGTGGAAGTCTCTTCGGAGTTCAGATACAAAAGGCCAAACTTCAACGAAGACACGATCCTGATCGCCGTTTCTCAGTCGGGAGAGACCGCGGACACGCTCGAATCTGTGAGGCTGGCACGTTCCAGAAGAGCGAAGATTCTGGCAATCACGAACGTCGTTGGCTCAACGTTGATGAGAGAATCCGACTTCACGCTTCTGTTGAACGCTGGGCCAGAAATCAGCGTCGCCGCGACGAAGAGTTATGTGACACAGCTTGTGCTTTTGTATCTGCTCGGATTGAAGATCGTTGAACTCAAAGGTGAATGGAATGAAAACACTGCAAGGATCCTCGACGGTCTTTTGAGGCTCCCGGAAGTGCTGGACGCGACGCTCAGCAGGGCCGAGCAGATAAGGGAAGTGGCCCTGAAGTACAAAGATTTTCAACACTTCATGTACATAGGAAGAGGCATTGGTTATCCCACGGCACTCGAAGGCGCATTGAAACTGAAAGAGATCAGCTACATCCATGCGACTGCTTATGCTGCTGGCGAACTGAAACACGGACCGATAGCGCTTCTCGGACCGGATTTTCCGGTTTTCGCGATTTCACCGCGCGATGCTCTGTACAACAAGGTGAAGAACAACATGATAGAGTGCAAGGCGCGAAAAGCAAAACTGATCGCACTCACCAGCGACGATTGCGAAGACGTGAGCGAGATCGCCGACGACGTGCTGAGTGTGAACACCTACCATGAACAGCTCTATCCTGTGCTGATGGCTCCAGTGATCCAGCTGTTCGCCTACTACATAGCGGACAGTCTGGGACACGATCCCGACAAACCAAGGAATCTGGCGAAGAGTGTGACCGTGGAGTGATGCCATGGAACTTTTGAAGAAGCTGTTTGACCTGCTGAACGAGAAAGAAGCGATCAACCCCGTGGTGCTCGATATGAGAAAAACTCCGATGCCCACAGATTTCTTCGTGATCGCCACGGCAAACTCCCAAACGCACATGAACACACTCAGAGATGCCGTGGTCGAGTTTTTTCTGCTCAACAACCACTCGCTGATCTACTATGACAAGGGTGAAGGTTACGACTGGCTGCTGATAGATGCGGGAGACATCGTCGTCCACGTGTTCACGGCACGCGGGAGGGAATTTTACGATCTCGAAGGGCTCTGGAACGATGCGGCCAAGCTCTTTCAAGCTTGACCGCTGCAACCAAGGACGTTCCTCATCTTGTGCTTCACAAGCTGTTTTATTGCCTCACGCGCTGGTCCCAGATACTTCCTCGGGTCGAACTCCTCAGGATGCTGTGCGAAGACTTCTCTGATCGTCGCGGTCATCGCAAGCCTCAGGTCGGTATCTATGTTCACCTTGCAGATGCCCATCGTGGTGGCCTTTCGGATCATCTCCTCCGGTACACCTTGGGCACCCTCGATCTTTCCGCCGTACTTGTTCACTTTCTCTACGAACTCCGGAAGGACGCTGGAAGCCCCGTGGAGCACTAATGGAAAGCCGGGTAATCTGCTGGCGATCTCTCTGAGTCTGTCGAAATCGAGCCTGGGTTCCCCTTTGAACTTGTACGCACCATGACTCGTTCCGATCGCTATCGCGAGCGAATCGACGTTCGTCCTTTCAACGAACTCCACCGCCTTGTCTGGATCGGTCATGGAAGCCTCCCTTTCGCTCACCACGACGTGCTCTTCAACACCGACGAGTCTTCCCAGTTCTCCTTCTACCACGACACCGCGCGCGTGCGCGTAATCGACGACCTGCTTCGTGAGCTTGACGTTCTCCTCGAAAGGAAGGTGCGAACCATCGATCATGACCGAAGTGAAAAAGCCAGTGTCTATGACGGCCTTGCACAGTTCGAAAGAATCTCCATGATCCAGATGGACACAGATGGGAATGTCGGGCGCATCTTCTAAAGCGGCCTGGATCAGCTTGATCAGATAAACCTGCTTGGCGTACTTGCGCGCACCTGCGGAGATCTGAAGTATCACGGGGGCTCTCTCTTCTTTCGCGGCTTCAATGACACCCTGAAGGATTTCCATATTGTTGACGTTGAACGCACCTATGGCGTACTTGCCGTAGGCTTTTTGAAACATTTCTTTCGAACTGACGAGCGGCATAGGCAGACCTCCCAGTATTGGTGTATGGGTTCTGGCGGAGGCGGTGGGATTCGAACCCACAAGGGGGCTTCGCCCCCACCGGTTTTCAAGACCGGCTCCTTAGCCAGTTCGGACACGCCTCCAGCTCATATTATACTCGCAGTTGGAACTTTGAAAAGGAGGGAAAAAGATGACAGTCCTCGGGCTGGACGGAGGCGGAACGAGTCTGAAGGCCACGGTCGCGAAGGATGGCCGTGTGATGAAGAGAAAAAGCTTCGAAAAAGGCGTGAACACATGCGCGGTGAGCGCTGAAGAATTAGAAAAAGTGATCAAGGATGTCAGAGGCTGGTCTGGGCCCGTAGACGAGATCAGAGCTGGCTTTTCGGGCGCGGGCGATCCTGAAAGAAGGACGGTTCTTGAAAATATTCTGGAGAAAGTCTTTCCGAAGGCCAAGCGCATCGTCATGTCGGACGCTGAAGCTGTTCTGGCGTGTTGCTACGATGGTAAGCCGATCGTTGTGGCGATCGCAGGCACCGGTTCGATCGTGGTCGGCGTGGACGAGACGGGCAGATTCGTGCGTGCCGGTGGCTGGGGACATCTGTTTGACGACGAGGCGAGTGCGTTCAGCATAGTGAAAAGCCTCATCTCAGAAGCGCTGCTCCACGTGGATGGCCTTGCGGGGCACGATCCGGTCTTCTACGAACTCTTGAACTACTTCAACTTTGACAGACTCGAACAACTCGCCAACCTGCAGAGACTCACCGACTTCAAAGAAAAGATCGCTTCGTTCGCCAGAGTGATGCCGAACACACCTCTGGTTAAAAGGATCATCAAGACAGAGCTGAAGCTCTTCACGGACAGAGTCCGTCAGGTCCTGGCGGTCACGAACGCTTCGAAAGTTTTCGGCTTCGGTGGCATGTTTCAGAACGAAGAATACAGAAAGACCTTCTGTTCACTTTTGAAGGACGTGGAATTCGAGCTGTTGAAACTGAACGTCGACGAAGCACTGGCAACGAAAAGCGAGCTCAGAGTGGAGTTCAGATAAGCAGGGGTTGAAATTCTTTCACATCATCGCAATATCTTTCGCATCGCTCTTCCTGCCGCCTTCCAGGCGGCTCTGCGTGCGAGTCGCTTCGCCACGGCCCTGGGACCTCTCCTCACAGCCTGGACGTCACCGATGAGCCGCGCCAGCGCGTAGAAAAAGCTTCGAAAGCCTGATAAAAAGTTTCTCTGCCGGCGCGCCATCTTTCCATTCCCCTGAGGTAACAATACAAAAAATTGGTCGGGGCGACTGGACTTGAACCAGCGACCTCCTGCTCCCAAGGCAGGCGCGCTAGCCGTCTGCGCTACGCCCCGACCACGGTAACTATGATACCATCAAACGATCTCTCTTTCAAGACATGAAGTTCACAGGGCGTAA contains these protein-coding regions:
- the rsfS gene encoding ribosome silencing factor, coding for MELLKKLFDLLNEKEAINPVVLDMRKTPMPTDFFVIATANSQTHMNTLRDAVVEFFLLNNHSLIYYDKGEGYDWLLIDAGDIVVHVFTARGREFYDLEGLWNDAAKLFQA
- the fba gene encoding class II fructose-1,6-bisphosphate aldolase produces the protein MPLVSSKEMFQKAYGKYAIGAFNVNNMEILQGVIEAAKEERAPVILQISAGARKYAKQVYLIKLIQAALEDAPDIPICVHLDHGDSFELCKAVIDTGFFTSVMIDGSHLPFEENVKLTKQVVDYAHARGVVVEGELGRLVGVEEHVVVSEREASMTDPDKAVEFVERTNVDSLAIAIGTSHGAYKFKGEPRLDFDRLREIASRLPGFPLVLHGASSVLPEFVEKVNKYGGKIEGAQGVPEEMIRKATTMGICKVNIDTDLRLAMTATIREVFAQHPEEFDPRKYLGPAREAIKQLVKHKMRNVLGCSGQA
- a CDS encoding BadF/BadG/BcrA/BcrD ATPase family protein: MTVLGLDGGGTSLKATVAKDGRVMKRKSFEKGVNTCAVSAEELEKVIKDVRGWSGPVDEIRAGFSGAGDPERRTVLENILEKVFPKAKRIVMSDAEAVLACCYDGKPIVVAIAGTGSIVVGVDETGRFVRAGGWGHLFDDEASAFSIVKSLISEALLHVDGLAGHDPVFYELLNYFNFDRLEQLANLQRLTDFKEKIASFARVMPNTPLVKRIIKTELKLFTDRVRQVLAVTNASKVFGFGGMFQNEEYRKTFCSLLKDVEFELLKLNVDEALATKSELRVEFR
- the glmS gene encoding glutamine--fructose-6-phosphate transaminase (isomerizing); the protein is MCGIVGLVGEVTVSDLVEALERLEYRGYDSAGVAFLRNSDLHIEKNKGKVEVLKGKLSQLLGERIPIGIAHTRWATHGEPNDINAHPHTDCHSRLCVVHNGIIENFKELRRRLEEVGHRFVSDTDTEVIPHLIEEYYTSDLVEAVRKAVKLLEGSFAIAVMHVDHPDLIVGARKGSPLILTVGEKVAGVASDVTPLLKYSRDMVFLEDGDIFWVSNRGFEIFDVMGRKKDRKKLRVEWSYETAQKSGYKHYMLKEIFEEPSAVAATLSGRIKNSRVNLPEIEELHETLKNSNVLKVVACGTSSYASLSFKYFLENLCDISVDVEVSSEFRYKRPNFNEDTILIAVSQSGETADTLESVRLARSRRAKILAITNVVGSTLMRESDFTLLLNAGPEISVAATKSYVTQLVLLYLLGLKIVELKGEWNENTARILDGLLRLPEVLDATLSRAEQIREVALKYKDFQHFMYIGRGIGYPTALEGALKLKEISYIHATAYAAGELKHGPIALLGPDFPVFAISPRDALYNKVKNNMIECKARKAKLIALTSDDCEDVSEIADDVLSVNTYHEQLYPVLMAPVIQLFAYYIADSLGHDPDKPRNLAKSVTVE